Genomic DNA from Candidozyma auris chromosome 1, complete sequence:
TTTTAAGTCAATCGGTAGGCGATTTATGCATCTGTAAATCTTCTTATAGTATGATAAAGTTGTTGTCATCATTGCATTAgatttttgatttcttcatttcATTTGTTAGTGAAAAGACATCCTTAGTGAAATTTGCGAAATTGTTGCAATCTcgcaaaaaaaagacataGGTaattgaagagatgaattgaagaaaagagaacaagaataTTTGCACAGGATCTGTGTTTTAGTCAAACTACCCACCTAACAACATGGGATACAGGTACATATATAGAGCGCTTTTATCCAGATGCTGAGCCAGTCATACATCGGTGGGATCTGGGGACTTCGACAGAACCCGTGCACCGTGACTAGTGCTTTTTTAGCATTATGCTCCAGACACTATAATTATATCATAAATGGCATTGGCGGAGTCCTTCCTTCGAAGGGTTCACAAACTGGGAATGATCCCTAAAATTGTGAAGTTACTTCCTATCATCTCGTTCTGTTTCGCTCTCGGAAGTATAGCTTGGCTTTTAATACTTCCTCTCGATGGCCAGTATAGAAACACATATATATCCGAAAATGCATTGATGCCTGGGCAAGTGACCTCCTACTTTAGAGAAAGCGAATGGAATATTGTTCGTGGCTACAGGAGTCAGGCGAAGAAATGGGACTATGAGCAGGCTGCAAGGTCAAACCCAGAGCTTGGATCTTGGCTATCAGATCTCGGGCTCAAGGTGGCTCACTTCGATGATCCAAAAACTAACTCCACAACTCTCTACGCTGTCATGCACGCTCCAAGAGGAGATAACACTGAGGCTATTGTACTTGTGACACCATACATCACTTCATCAGATGAAAGTAATATCGGAGGTTTTGCGTTAGCGCCAGCTTTAGCTCGATACTTTGGCAGAATGTCCATCTGGTCGAAAAATATAATATTTGTGTTCCCAAGAGATGGTCATGCCTCCTTGCGTTCATGGGTCGAGGCATATCATACCTCGTTAGACCTTACAGCAGGCTCAATTGAAGCTGCCATAGTTCTCGAATATGCAATGGATAGTGATAATTTTGACCACATGCAACTATTCTACGAGGGTCTCAATGGCCAACTTCCGAACTTGGATCTCATTAACACCGTCACCACGATTGCTCGTAATGAAAATATGCATGTTGGTATTCAAGGTACACCTGGCGAGGAACTTACAAGGAGGGACTACATGTCTCGCATAAGAACGCTTGCTCGCGGTATTATCAACTTGGCGTTGGCCGGTTTACAGAAGTCATCCTTAGGTTGCGAAGCCTTCTCAGGATGGCAAATCCAGGCAATTACTATTCGAGCTGTTGGAACGGGTGGCCCAGATATAACTCAATTTGGCCGTATTGCAGACTCAACTTTCCGTGCAGTTAACAATTTGCTCGAAAAGTTTCATCAGtcattcttcttctatCTTTTGTTGTCTCCTACGCATTTTGTTTCAATCGGCACTTACTTGCCATCGGCTGTGCTTCTCGCAATTGCATTCGCCTTGAGTTCATTATGTTGTTTGGCCAATGGTGTCAATGGAAGGGCGTATTTGGCTGGTATGGGAACATTGTTGACTACTTTCACGGGGGTTGAGCTCATCAGCTTGATCCTTGCATTTACGCTACCTCATCTCGTGAAGATTTCGGAAGATCCTCAGGTACGGTCTCAAATAATTATTGCGGTGGCTATTTTACTCACATTGGAGCTATCTACAAAACAGGTAATTGGGAGGATCGTTACAATCAGATTTAGCAAAGTTACAACGTACTCATTGATCGCATTCAGTCTTTATTTTATTGCCATGTTGGTAACTGCTTTGCTCATTGTACACTTCGCTTTAGCATTGATGATTGGGTTATGTTCGTTGCCCCTCACTTTCATACAGCCTCAAAT
This window encodes:
- a CDS encoding GPI-anchor transamidase subunit GAA1, which produces MALAESFLRRVHKSGMIPKIVKLLPIISFCFALGSIAWLLILPLDGQYRNTYISENALMPGQVTSYFRESEWNIVRGYRSQAKKWDYEQAARSNPELGSWLSDLGLKVAHFDDPKTNSTTLYAVMHAPRGDNTEAIVLVTPYITSSDESNIGGFALAPALARYFGRMSIWSKNIIFVFPRDGHASLRSWVEAYHTSLDLTAGSIEAAIVLEYAMDSDNFDHMQLFYEGLNGQLPNLDLINTVTTIARNENMHVGIQGTPGEELTRRDYMSRIRTLARGIINLALAGLQKSSLGCEAFSGWQIQAITIRAVGTGGPDITQFGRIADSTFRAVNNLLEKFHQSFFFYLLLSPTHFVSIGTYLPSAVLLAIAFALSSLCCLANGVNGRAYLAGMGTLLTTFTGVELISLILAFTLPHLVKISEDPQVRSQIIIAVAILLTLELSTKQVIGRIVTIRFSKVTTYSLIAFSLYFIAMLVTALLIVHFALALMIGLCSLPLTFIQPQITEQLKKKGSCIKTHFRIVLCLLFSSPVTAVVFSGYLLYGGPDGVATLTHRLLTSWDELQCWTWFVVVLGWFPAWVSIALAYTFGTFEDVQANGNDNEKSE